The following coding sequences are from one Rathayibacter sp. SW19 window:
- a CDS encoding lyase family protein — translation MPELENNSTRDAKRSPALESSRTAGLLDPLSQGTGAGRLTGDLAWLQALVDAELGLTRALIRAGLVPLWMRGIVDDLSDAGTLDLVAIAEAGRAGGNPVMPLVKALGRAAEERRAGASDHIHVGATSQDILDSAAMLVAHRVTAAVADALADLAGTLAALAARHRTTPMAGRTLGQQASPTSFGLVVAGWLDAVVTARERVEAVRDALPVQLGGAVGNLAVLGDIVAARQPSADPQIVVDTIIAGYAATLGLRAPVIPWHANRLPITELGDALAGATGAVGAFALDVTVLARTEIGELSEQLADGEGGSSAMPHKRNPVTAFLVVAAARRAPGLLSTLHGSLLAEDQRPSGAWHAEWPTLRDLGSLTVAATESAASLAARLDVDAERMRANLELTDGLIFSERVSTILGEALGKRAAFELVEAAARESVATHRPLRVVLSARLVADGHPETLRAAVWNAFDPDAALGNSGPMIDAVLARERAQRDQTRREEADHDRADTVYADTGRAATKRTELS, via the coding sequence ATGCCTGAGCTGGAGAACAATTCCACGCGAGACGCGAAACGAAGCCCCGCGCTCGAGTCAAGCCGTACGGCCGGGCTGCTCGACCCGCTGAGCCAAGGCACGGGTGCCGGGCGCCTGACCGGTGATCTCGCCTGGCTACAGGCGCTCGTCGATGCAGAACTCGGCCTGACACGTGCGCTCATCCGGGCAGGGCTCGTGCCGTTGTGGATGAGAGGGATCGTCGACGATTTGTCCGACGCAGGCACGCTTGACCTCGTGGCGATCGCTGAAGCAGGCAGGGCGGGCGGCAACCCGGTCATGCCACTGGTGAAGGCGCTCGGGCGAGCGGCGGAGGAACGCCGGGCCGGCGCATCCGATCACATCCACGTCGGGGCAACAAGCCAGGACATCCTGGACTCCGCCGCGATGCTCGTTGCCCACCGGGTGACCGCAGCGGTGGCGGATGCCTTGGCAGACCTCGCGGGCACCCTCGCGGCGCTCGCCGCACGGCATCGCACGACACCCATGGCTGGTCGCACGCTTGGTCAGCAGGCGTCGCCGACGAGCTTCGGGCTGGTGGTCGCCGGCTGGCTGGATGCTGTGGTCACCGCACGCGAGCGTGTTGAAGCGGTGCGAGACGCGCTACCCGTGCAGCTGGGCGGAGCCGTCGGGAATCTGGCCGTACTCGGCGATATCGTCGCCGCGCGGCAGCCCAGCGCTGACCCACAGATTGTCGTGGACACCATCATTGCCGGTTACGCTGCAACGCTCGGCCTGCGTGCGCCCGTGATCCCGTGGCACGCGAATCGGCTGCCGATCACCGAGCTCGGCGATGCCCTTGCGGGCGCGACCGGTGCGGTCGGCGCATTCGCATTGGACGTGACCGTGTTGGCGCGCACCGAGATCGGCGAACTGTCCGAGCAGCTGGCCGACGGCGAAGGCGGCTCCTCCGCTATGCCGCACAAGCGCAACCCGGTGACCGCGTTCTTGGTCGTGGCGGCGGCCCGACGCGCGCCGGGACTGTTGTCCACACTGCACGGCAGCCTGCTCGCCGAGGACCAGCGGCCCAGCGGCGCGTGGCATGCCGAGTGGCCGACGCTGCGCGACCTGGGAAGTCTCACGGTCGCCGCAACGGAGAGTGCAGCCTCGCTCGCGGCCCGCCTCGACGTCGATGCAGAGCGGATGCGCGCCAACCTCGAGCTCACTGATGGTCTTATTTTCAGTGAGCGCGTTAGCACGATCCTCGGCGAAGCGCTTGGCAAGCGGGCCGCGTTCGAACTCGTCGAGGCGGCGGCACGCGAGTCCGTCGCGACGCACCGGCCGCTGCGCGTCGTGCTGTCCGCCCGCCTCGTCGCCGATGGCCATCCGGAGACTTTGCGCGCGGCGGTGTGGAATGCCTTCGATCCGGATGCCGCGCTCGGCAATTCCGGCCCGATGATCGATGCCGTGCTGGCGCGGGAGCGCGCACAGCGCGACCAAACGCGGCGCGAGGAGGCCGATCACGACCGGGCCGACACCGTGTATGCCGACACCGGACGGGCCGCAACGAAAAGGACGGAACTTTCATGA
- the pcaDC gene encoding bifunctional 3-oxoadipate enol-lactonase/4-carboxymuconolactone decarboxylase PcaDC, with protein sequence MSIPSLRCSVAPVRSGAPDAELLVLGPSLGTTSELWSGVLDALSEHYRVLRYDLPGHGFSPATTQPFTVADLADAVVDLVDEVGGGAFHYAGVSLGGAVGLQLGLRHPSRLLSLTAICTGAKIGETHGWIERAAQVRASGTASVVAGSARRWFAPGFLERDPDAGGAALNALLTIDDESYALCCEALAGHDVTARLGEIDVRTLAVAGEADESAPPAKLRELADGIHGARYGEIAGAAHLPMLERPAELVALVLAHIGGADADAASGTAADAAASAGADVAAGAAADIPTQPPRTRTNEETYAAGTAMRRAVLGDAHVDASTAAITPETADFQDFIARYAWGDVWTRPGLDRRTRSFITIAALVSGGHDNEVAMHIRGALTNGLTRAEISETLLHVAIYAGVPAANSAFAIAREVFAQLDADAEANS encoded by the coding sequence ATGAGCATCCCATCACTTCGCTGTTCGGTCGCGCCAGTGCGCAGTGGCGCGCCCGACGCCGAGCTACTGGTGCTGGGGCCGTCACTCGGCACCACGAGCGAACTGTGGTCCGGTGTGCTCGATGCCCTGTCCGAGCACTATCGCGTACTGCGCTACGACTTGCCGGGGCACGGTTTCAGTCCGGCGACGACACAGCCGTTCACGGTCGCGGATCTTGCGGATGCCGTGGTCGACCTTGTCGACGAAGTCGGAGGCGGCGCATTCCATTATGCAGGCGTGTCGCTCGGTGGTGCGGTCGGGCTGCAACTGGGGCTCCGGCACCCGTCGAGGTTGTTGAGCCTCACCGCCATCTGCACCGGGGCGAAGATCGGCGAAACGCACGGTTGGATCGAACGGGCAGCGCAAGTGCGTGCGAGCGGAACGGCATCCGTCGTCGCGGGCAGCGCCCGGCGCTGGTTCGCGCCCGGCTTTCTCGAACGCGATCCGGATGCCGGTGGCGCGGCGCTGAACGCACTCCTGACGATCGACGATGAATCCTACGCTCTGTGCTGCGAGGCGCTCGCCGGTCACGATGTCACTGCTCGGCTCGGCGAGATCGACGTGCGGACACTGGCCGTCGCAGGCGAGGCGGATGAGTCGGCGCCGCCGGCGAAGCTGCGGGAACTGGCCGACGGCATCCACGGGGCGCGTTATGGCGAGATCGCAGGTGCCGCACACTTGCCGATGTTAGAGCGCCCAGCCGAACTGGTGGCGCTAGTGCTCGCGCACATCGGCGGGGCGGATGCGGATGCTGCTAGCGGGACTGCGGCGGATGCTGCTGCGAGCGCTGGTGCCGATGTTGCGGCGGGCGCTGCCGCGGATATACCGACGCAACCACCGCGCACGCGCACCAACGAGGAAACGTACGCGGCTGGCACTGCGATGCGCCGTGCCGTGCTCGGCGACGCGCACGTCGACGCGTCGACCGCTGCGATCACGCCGGAGACCGCCGACTTTCAGGACTTCATCGCCCGCTACGCGTGGGGTGATGTCTGGACCCGGCCCGGGCTCGACCGGCGTACCCGGAGTTTCATCACCATCGCGGCACTCGTCTCCGGCGGGCACGACAATGAGGTGGCGATGCACATCCGGGGTGCGCTGACGAATGGGCTGACGCGCGCCGAGATCAGCGAGACGCTGCTGCACGTGGCGATCTATGCAGGGGTTCCGGCCGCGAACTCCGCCTTCGCGATCGCGCGGGAGGTCTTCGCGCAGTTGGATGCGGATGCCGAGGCCAACTCATGA
- a CDS encoding acetyl-CoA C-acetyltransferase, producing MTMNKPLRDVVICEPLRTPIGRFGGVFKTVPPVDLASTVIRALVKRTGIDGAAVDDVIFGQGYPSAEAAPIARVAALNAGLPVTVGGLQLDRRCGSGLQAILDAAMQVQTGVSDVVIAGGVDSMSQAPLYTVDARWGISGTVGVFLRDALGRARETAGGRNYPVPDGMLETAENLRRDFSISREEQDALALRSQQRAARAVAQGRFDDEIVPVTVPGRKGDTIVDKDESPRPDSTLEGLAALRPALLKKDPTATVTAGNASAQNDAGAACLVTSAERAVELGLTPLVRMVTWARGGVEPSRMGLGPVVAVPKALARARLSLADMDLIELNEAFAVQVLAVTRKWAFVDEDWDRTNVNGSGISLGHPVGATGARILATGARQLHRDGGRYLLETMCIAGGQGLAAIFERV from the coding sequence ATGACCATGAACAAGCCGTTGAGGGACGTCGTCATCTGCGAACCTCTGCGCACGCCGATCGGGCGTTTCGGTGGCGTGTTCAAGACGGTGCCGCCGGTCGACTTGGCATCGACGGTGATCCGCGCGCTCGTTAAACGCACCGGGATCGACGGCGCTGCAGTCGACGACGTGATCTTCGGGCAGGGCTATCCGTCCGCAGAGGCAGCGCCGATCGCGCGGGTCGCGGCGCTGAATGCCGGTCTGCCGGTGACCGTGGGCGGCCTGCAGCTGGATCGTCGCTGCGGCTCGGGCCTGCAGGCGATCCTGGACGCGGCGATGCAAGTGCAAACCGGTGTCAGCGACGTCGTGATCGCCGGCGGTGTCGACTCGATGAGTCAGGCGCCGCTCTACACAGTCGATGCGCGGTGGGGCATCTCGGGCACCGTTGGCGTGTTTCTGCGGGACGCGCTGGGCCGCGCTCGTGAGACCGCAGGCGGCCGCAACTATCCGGTGCCGGACGGCATGCTGGAAACGGCGGAGAATCTGCGCCGCGACTTCTCAATCAGCCGCGAAGAACAGGACGCCCTGGCGTTGCGCTCGCAGCAGCGCGCCGCGCGTGCGGTGGCACAGGGGCGCTTCGACGACGAGATCGTTCCGGTCACGGTGCCTGGCCGCAAGGGCGACACGATCGTGGACAAAGACGAGTCGCCGCGCCCGGACAGCACGCTGGAGGGCCTTGCCGCGCTGCGCCCCGCCCTGTTGAAGAAGGACCCGACCGCCACCGTCACAGCCGGCAATGCGAGTGCGCAAAATGACGCCGGGGCTGCCTGCCTGGTGACCAGTGCGGAACGCGCCGTCGAGCTTGGCCTGACCCCGCTGGTGCGTATGGTCACCTGGGCGCGCGGGGGCGTCGAGCCCTCACGCATGGGTCTGGGGCCGGTCGTGGCCGTGCCGAAGGCGCTGGCGCGGGCTCGGCTGTCGCTGGCCGACATGGATCTCATCGAGTTGAACGAGGCGTTCGCCGTGCAGGTGCTGGCCGTGACCCGCAAGTGGGCGTTCGTCGACGAGGACTGGGATCGGACCAACGTGAACGGGTCCGGAATCTCGCTCGGGCATCCGGTTGGGGCGACAGGAGCGCGCATTCTCGCGACCGGGGCACGCCAGTTGCACCGTGACGGCGGCCGCTACCTGCTGGAGACGATGTGCATCGCCGGCGGCCAAGGGCTCGCGGCGATCTTCGAGCGGGTTTGA
- a CDS encoding type II toxin-antitoxin system TacA family antitoxin encodes MSDMAKKPSRRHRIEVRVTPEQDVLIRQAAYLEYTTVTSFVLATATAHAASVVERHHDTTLSNAAFDRFISALDGPAEPVSEISELFRRHPKLPEE; translated from the coding sequence ATGAGTGACATGGCGAAAAAGCCATCCAGACGGCACCGGATCGAGGTTCGGGTGACGCCGGAACAAGACGTCTTAATCCGGCAGGCCGCGTACCTCGAGTACACCACCGTCACGTCCTTCGTGCTTGCGACTGCCACCGCGCACGCTGCCTCGGTGGTCGAGCGGCATCACGACACTACCTTGTCGAATGCAGCGTTCGACCGATTCATCAGCGCGCTAGACGGCCCCGCAGAGCCGGTGTCAGAGATCTCCGAACTGTTCCGGCGCCACCCGAAGTTACCTGAAGAGTGA
- a CDS encoding GNAT family N-acetyltransferase, which yields MRPRRLERCGRSHVLSGFESGREPLDSWLINYALAAQRVDSARTFVLADADSVVGYFSLTMGSVRRADAPDKLVRGLPAYPVGVVLLARLAVRFDRQGEGLGAQLLAEALRKAVFAGESAAARLVVVDAIDDSAADFYAHHGFITIPEHPQRLYRRITDIKASLG from the coding sequence GTGAGACCCCGCCGGCTCGAACGCTGCGGTAGGAGCCATGTCCTCTCGGGGTTCGAGTCCGGCCGCGAGCCTCTCGACTCCTGGCTGATCAACTACGCTCTCGCAGCACAGCGCGTGGATTCCGCACGTACATTCGTGCTCGCGGACGCCGACTCAGTCGTCGGCTACTTCAGCCTGACCATGGGATCCGTGAGGCGGGCCGACGCTCCAGACAAGCTCGTGCGCGGCCTCCCTGCGTACCCGGTCGGCGTCGTCCTACTGGCCCGGCTCGCGGTCCGCTTCGACCGACAAGGCGAGGGTCTCGGCGCGCAGCTGCTGGCCGAAGCCCTCCGTAAGGCTGTCTTCGCGGGAGAGTCGGCGGCTGCGCGACTGGTGGTGGTGGACGCAATCGACGATTCGGCCGCAGATTTCTATGCGCACCACGGATTCATTACGATCCCCGAGCACCCACAACGCCTTTACCGGCGCATTACGGACATCAAAGCCAGCCTCGGCTGA
- a CDS encoding fumarylacetoacetate hydrolase family protein: MKIATWMHTGAQFAGFVSDDRAYALPAGTTVLDLVQSGLADALAAGRALVAGAASVPLGHVTLLPPLHPPSIRDFIAFEQHVEGVSMGAPSGARDVRPEWYEAPTFYFTNPHTLRATGDEIAAPSGSRALDFELEVAAVIGAVAASDGRNLTPAEAHEHIFGYTILNDWSARDLQRRETRLNLGPCKGKDFANTLGPWIVTADEFETLHDADGFLPIAMSVSINGVEFGRDLLSNMGWPFAELVAYAARDSRIVPGDVLGSGTAGGGCLFEAWGRNRMQTPPPLQPGDVVRMEIEGIGAIENRVVAGVELPPVPRARVRTRSGVDPQL, encoded by the coding sequence ATGAAGATCGCAACCTGGATGCACACCGGTGCACAATTCGCCGGTTTCGTCAGCGACGACCGCGCCTATGCGCTACCTGCCGGCACTACCGTGCTCGACCTGGTGCAGAGCGGACTGGCGGATGCGCTCGCTGCCGGGCGCGCGCTCGTGGCTGGCGCGGCATCCGTTCCGCTCGGCCACGTGACGCTGTTGCCGCCGCTGCATCCGCCGTCGATCCGGGACTTCATCGCCTTCGAGCAACACGTCGAGGGCGTGAGCATGGGCGCACCCAGCGGTGCGCGCGACGTTCGCCCCGAGTGGTACGAGGCGCCGACCTTCTATTTCACAAACCCGCACACTCTGCGGGCGACGGGCGACGAGATCGCGGCACCGTCCGGCAGTCGCGCTCTCGACTTCGAGCTCGAGGTGGCCGCCGTCATCGGTGCGGTCGCCGCCAGCGATGGGCGCAACCTCACCCCGGCTGAGGCACACGAGCATATCTTCGGCTACACCATTCTCAACGACTGGTCGGCTCGTGACCTGCAACGTCGCGAGACACGACTGAACCTCGGCCCGTGCAAGGGCAAGGACTTCGCGAACACTCTGGGCCCGTGGATCGTCACCGCAGACGAATTCGAAACCCTGCACGATGCGGACGGCTTTCTACCCATCGCCATGTCGGTCTCGATCAACGGCGTCGAGTTCGGCCGCGACCTGCTCTCGAACATGGGCTGGCCGTTCGCTGAACTGGTCGCTTACGCCGCGCGTGACTCTCGGATCGTGCCGGGCGACGTGCTGGGCAGTGGCACGGCAGGCGGCGGATGCCTCTTCGAAGCGTGGGGACGCAACCGCATGCAGACGCCGCCCCCGCTACAACCCGGCGACGTCGTGCGGATGGAGATCGAGGGCATCGGCGCGATTGAGAACCGCGTGGTCGCAGGCGTCGAGTTGCCTCCGGTTCCCCGCGCCCGCGTACGCACACGCAGCGGGGTGGATCCGCAGTTGTAG
- a CDS encoding putative quinol monooxygenase — MAKVLSATWIAKPGEEETVRAALEQLAPASRSEEGNLYYQVYQDPAKPRVFRIFEIYADDAALAAHSEYDHFKTWGLGQAIPALEARRKEFYETLDY; from the coding sequence ATGGCCAAAGTTCTCAGCGCTACCTGGATCGCCAAACCAGGCGAGGAAGAGACCGTGCGCGCCGCGCTCGAGCAGCTTGCCCCCGCCTCTCGCAGCGAGGAAGGCAACCTCTACTACCAGGTCTATCAGGATCCGGCGAAGCCCCGCGTGTTCCGAATCTTTGAAATCTACGCCGATGATGCCGCCCTTGCAGCGCACTCCGAATATGACCATTTCAAGACCTGGGGCCTCGGCCAGGCCATCCCCGCGCTCGAAGCGCGTCGCAAGGAGTTCTACGAGACCTTGGATTATTGA